Proteins co-encoded in one Stomoxys calcitrans chromosome 5, idStoCalc2.1, whole genome shotgun sequence genomic window:
- the LOC106090260 gene encoding general odorant-binding protein 56h-like: MKVVYFCFTCVLLAVIPIKADYVENFKAILESCQKEFPITQDDKEKALAGNLNPNPSEAFKCHLKCVMEKKDLFKNGSFNVDHFVEMSQKNPLIKDHLEDIPKIADKCKSASGSNDCDTAFKITACLMENKGFVMPHH; the protein is encoded by the exons ATGAAAGTGGTATACTTTTGTTTTACATGTGTTTTGTTAGCCGTTATTCCAATAAAG GCCgactacgtggaaaattttaaagctatattgGAAAGTTGCCAAAAAGAATTCCCCATTACTCAGGATGATAAAGAGAAAGCCCTTGCTGGAAACTTAAATCCGAATCCTAGTGAAGCATTTAAATGTCATTTGAAGTGCGTTATGGAAAAGAAAGACCTATTTAAAAATGGATCTTTTAATGTGGATCATTTTGTTGAAATGAGTCAAAAAAATCCTCTGATAAAGGATCATTTGGAGGATATACCTAAAATAGCCGACAAATGTAAGAGCGCTTCAGGTTCGAATGATTGTGATACTGCTTTCAAAATAACAGCTTGTCTAATGGAGAACAAGGGCTTTGTTATGCCACATCATTAG